ACCACAACCAAACCATCTCCCAGCTCCTGCCTGTAAACCCTCTGGCACCTGCCTGGCCTCTGGGGAGGGAGCAGACGAGGCAGCAGAGGTGTGTCCAACACCTCACTCAGGTAAATGATCTCCATCCGAGACCTAGCTTGGATCACCACGATGCCATACCTGTCTGCCAGCATGAGGGTCTCCTCGTCGACCTCCCCCAACACCACTGCCACATTAATTCCCGTGGCTGCCAGCTGGCCTACTTGCTTTTCCAGTAATTGGTCGCTTCCTTTACTAAACTGAGCTAGATCAGCAGGACTAGAAAGCCGGGCCGTTGCTGGTGCATTTGGACGGGCAGGACCAAAGGGGCAAGCAAAGAGAGCCACCCTGGCACCATTTAACACTGCGGCCATTTGCCCACAGAGCTTGCCAGACATGGCTAACCCCGGGAGGAGGCAGGAATCCTCCAGTGTCCCCCCGTGCAGTGCGCACACCCCAACACGCTCAGGCTTGAAGCTGCCGTCTAGCTCCTTGATAGCCCAGCAGGCATGGGCCACCAGCTTGGTCAGGTGGTCCGTGGAGGACAGGGTGTGGGTATTCATCACAGAATGGAGAGCCCAGGACGGATCTTCCAAAGGCCCCAGAGATTGGATGGCCAGGGAGGGCAGTGTGGCCAGGACCTCTGCCGTGGCTGTGGCGTAGGCCTCCCGGAGTTGCGGGCGAGGCAGGCCGGCCTTCAGCAGCTGCTCTGCCTGTTCCAGCAAGGCTTCTGTCAGCAGAACCACGAAGGCTGTGCCGTCCCCACTATTCTCTGCCTGGGTTTGGGCTGCTTCCCGGAGGAGCCATGCCGCTGGGTGCTCCAGCTCCAGGGCCCTGAGGATGGCAGCGGCACACCCTGTGCACACTGTTTCTCCTTTCATGGTCACCAGGAACTTCTGCCGGCCGTG
The nucleotide sequence above comes from Macaca nemestrina isolate mMacNem1 chromosome 4, mMacNem.hap1, whole genome shotgun sequence. Encoded proteins:
- the LOC105474932 gene encoding T-complex protein 1 subunit theta-like 2, with product MDSTVSSALELPQRLALHPRESPRSPEEEDPHLLSSLAAVQTLANVIRPCYGPHGRQKFLVTMKGETVCTGCAAAILRALELEHPAAWLLREAAQTQAENSGDGTAFVVLLTEALLEQAEQLLKAGLPRPQLREAYATATAEVLATLPSLAIQSLGPLEDPSWALHSVMNTHTLSSTDHLTKLVAHACWAIKELDGSFKPERVGVCALHGGTLEDSCLLPGLAMSGKLCGQMAAVLNGARVALFACPFGPARPNAPATARLSSPADLAQFSKGSDQLLEKQVGQLAATGINVAVVLGEVDEETLMLADRYGIVVIQARSRMEIIYLSEVLDTPLLPRLLPPQRPGRCQRVYRQELGDGLVVVFEWECTGTPALTVVLRGATTQGLRSAEQAIYHGIDAYFQLCQDPRLIPGAGATEMALAKMLSDKGSRLEGPSGLAFLAFARALKYLPKTLAENAGLAVSDVVAEMSGVHQGGNLLMGVGAEGIINVAQEGVWDTLIVKAQGFRAVAEVVLQLVTVDKIVMAKKSPTHQQIWNPDSKKTKKRPPPVENKKILGMNK